The DNA segment CGTGCAGAAATGATGGGAGTGGAGTTGACCTTGACAGTGTGCAACACATTTGTTGATAATAGAAACTTCCAAAGcaacatatatggaaaaaatttgtCAAGTCTTAATAAAAAGTTACAAAAAACCAAAAAAGGTTCATAATATTCCAAACAAGAAAGCTTTCATGCTTATTACATTCTTCATCTCTTGACAGGTTGCCATGGAATTTGGATTTAACGCCCTTTCTTGCTTTGCTATGCATGATTGAAGGTCATGCCATGACACACCGCACATCAAATTTCAAAAACAATATGCAAGTTCAAATTTTGGACTTGACATTCTGACCCACTCCACAACTGCTACAGCAAATCAGTAAACAATGAAGATGGAATATTACCTACCATCCCGAACTCTTCTGCATCCCAACTACAGAGGATAATTGTTCTTCGAGGTTTCCACCCGATCCGCATCAAAAGAGAAAATCGTCGAGCAATGTCAAGTAATGCAGCAGTCCCACTGTTAGGGTCAACAGCCCCATATGTCCATGCATCTCTATGGTTGCCAAGTATCACATAACGATCAGGCTCTTCTAATCCCCTTATAACAGCGAAGACATTATGGATTGTCCCCTCCTTTTTCTCCCCCTGGAAAACAACCGGCAAAATATAGAATCAACAACATCATTCATGGGGAAATTATGAaaagcttataaaaaaaaaaaaaaaaaaaacatttattgcttaatttagtactgaagctGAAAATAGTCTTAAATTAATTGGCTTCATTGGTTGTCAAACATTCAGAAATAGATAAGTCTAATCCTAAAGCACTCCTTTGTGAATAAAAATACAATTCAACTAGAACACAACAATGTTTACGTAAGTAGACTTGACATATAAAAATAGTTTGTCACTTAGCACATAAATATTTCAAAGTCTCCCACTGCTGTTTTGCTTTCAATGTCTAAGGCATACACTTGGATTGCAGAGCTTTTACATATCCATTTCTTCTTTTATATCATTTATAATAAGATCATGCAATGAAGGGTCTAGCTCTAACCACCCTAAAAAGTATAAAACAGCAACAGCAACCCATCCAGAAAATTTCACCAACAAGAAATAACAGTAAAGCCCCAAAGTCAAATACCAAATTCCATTATAGGGTATGCCAACTGTTACAACAACAGCCACTATTGCTCAAGCCTACAAAAATCgacatcaaacaaagaaagcagcaAAACAGAGCACCCACCTGGTAAGTGAACTTGACCAGGGTCGGACCAGGCCCAACCATAGACAGACCCGAATCCCTCCACTCCCGCGGCACCATAGGACCTCTTAGGGACCCCAAGATGACGTCAGCAGTCTCGCAGGACAAGGGCAAGGATGGGATTTTGGGGAACCTCTCCAAGACCTCACTATCCTCCAAGCCCAACCTTTCTCCTCCCTTAACTCCTGCCCACCCCGGGCTCAGTGGGTCCCCCACTCCCCTCATAACAGTCCCTCTCTCTACTCCTCTTCCTCCTCTCTTCCCATCCCTCTCCACGTACAATAGCACTGCCAACGCCCCATTAGATTCAGCTATTTTAACCACTCCCCCTCTACTCAACCCACCACCTTTCCTCGCCAAAACCACGCACCCGCTAACATTCACCCCCAACGCTTCAAGCGAACGGTAGTCCTCTTCACGCCCGTAATTAACAAACACCACCTTAGCATGCGCCGCACCGGACGGAGAATAAGCATGGTATGGCGGCACAACGTCGGGACCGACTTTCCCAGAAATCTCAGTCAATGAAAAATTAACAGCGCTACCGTTAGCGAAATGCGCGACTAGCGAGGCGTGCGAAGGATACGAAAGAAGCGCCGTGTACTCCACCTTGTGAGTCTCAAGATTATGATTCTTAAAATGAGAGTAAACGTAATCAGTGGTGTCAAGAGATGGTTGGGTTCCCGCGAGATGAGGGTGGAGGGTGAGAGCGCGGAGGTAGGAGGCAAGGGTAAAGTTGGAGGAAAAAGACAGGAAGAGGTTGCGGTAACGAAGGGCAGATTTGGGTTCCCTAGGGTTGGGGTGAGGGTGGTGGAGAGTATAAAAGCCGAGAATGCAGAGGAGGAGGAAGAAGAGGAAAGTACAGAGAGGTGGCGGTGGTTTGGAAGCGGAGGAGAACAAAGAGGCGGTGGGTTTGGTAATGGGCGGAGACATTTCCAAAGTCTAGAGGGAGAAGAAGTTCAGCTTAGGGGTAAGGGGGAGAAGTGGAGTGAAGTGTATGGAGGTTGTGAGTGGTGGGTGCAGAGATTCTCTGTAGAAAATAAAGAAAGACAGGCCAGGAGATGCAAGTGGgaattgattattattattaaaaaaaatatttttttttttttggggggttaATGATACGAGAGGTTGGGATGTACAAGCTGCGGTGCTAATGTCATGCGTCGATGGTGAATTGATGCATGAGGGAGGAGAGTCAGAGAACTGAGGGGCTTTCCACTCTGAAACTGATAGACATAAGATGAAACTGCCGATCGATTGCTTGGTGGGGTAGGGGAGTGGGTGGGTCCTCACTTTTTCtaaatatttgattttaattcattttatttatattttctaattttaccattagattatattttaataatattttttttttcaattacttttatctattttttaaaattattgttttataattatttattatttttaaaaaaataagaaaatattaattattttttacaattatttatttatctttattaaatatattaattatttatataattttttaaaactaattttaatatTCCTCCTTTCTcttaattgataagataaaaaataattaaattaaattaataaatattttcttatttatttatttatttttatataaaattttctcataattattaagaaaataattaaattccttaaaattataataaaatattattcaatttaattaaattatctttTATATCACGTAATTAAGAAATAAAGAAATAGAGAGAGTGATaagatgaattttaaaaaattataaaaataattattatatttagtagaaataaaaataaataaatactcattaATCTTTTCAAAGTAAtagataattttatataattatcataaaaaattttaataaaagtgAATGGAGAGGGTAGTTATTAATTTATTGGtatgtaaataaagttatgcaatatacggatttaattttaattaaatcaaaatacaataattaaatatttaaagagtaattttataaattaaattatattgacttaactaaaaaaaataatttaattcaattcaattacaaAATTATTTTCTTCAATCCACATATCAcacacaataattttttttaattttgaatcaaattaaattgacttaattaaaaattttaatttaattcaattcaattacaagattattttgttcaatccacATATCacacaaaatatatatattttttttaatttgacttGGAGTTTGGACATGCATGCCTCATCTTCAAAGTGACAAAATCTTGGACATGCAAAATTCGTTGACTCTCATGAATAAAAATATGGATGGGTGAAATTGGTATAAGCATTGTGTTATTGTTGGCTCTCGCAACTTAAAATAGGTACACATGTTATATCATCGCTTACTCTTGCATTATGaaataagagaatttattaagattttttagAGTTAAAATAAGAGATTGACTCCTATAGGTTGTATATATGCGTTTGTAGCTTAAATTTATTATTGATGAtagataattatataaattataattataattaatatttaaactaTTCGAGTTAAACACTCATTTTCATTTGATATTTGTCTCATATGTTTTTCTTGAAATCTagcatgtattttttttttcacaaggtATTAAATTGTGtggtttgaaattttcaatttatttaattacttAGGAATTGTTCGAACTAATGCATAtaactattaataattttaatatataaaaaatcataacttacctttttaaaattttaatatatgaaattagataatatcttaattttttattaattatttcattttttatatattttattctttattaattaaatattattttatatttttattaaattttttatctttcaaattatttaatgaagatttcataataaaaatacagTAAAGAGGAATATTGTTTAAAGATAtggttattttttatatatttttattttttattaacctTTTATCTCTTCAGttttttaatgaatattttataataaaaatatagtaatATAATAAGAACATTgtttaaacatataaaatcatttaaagttagttaaattatattattatttttattattttaaatatcaaaattttgtTATATAGTTaaaagaaaagtaaagaaaaattaaatagagAAATGCTATATGATAATACCATGTAAGAGAATGCCACGTGACAATACTATGAAAATACctttctgctttatatatatattagcgAAACACTCATTCTATGCACAATAgtatatgtgtgtatatatatatatatgtatatatataaaaaaaagaaatttcatatcaaatttaattatgctattaaattattattaattagaaaaaatattattcattaattaaaagaattttaatattgctgtttaaaatattaaaactctaaaaCATTACCAACAAATTTTAGCTAAATAAGTTGGAAGTTACTCTCAAGTCACTAGCCTTAAtggtcataatttttttttaatggtcATAAGTTattatttgtttataataataataataattattattattaaatcattttaaaataataaaaataaaaaataaaataatattatagtaaattaaaatttattaaatatgtaaAAGGGAGAAAAAAAATGTTAAATATTGATTTTCCTTCAAAGTAAACATAagtcataattttattattattagtattttcaaattaaaaattaaaaaatatgataatgtgtgataattttatttaataattatatattataactatttagaaaatatgaaaaaaaattaatattgactttttttatcaaaaaaattaaaaattaatgaataaTCATTacgttttataattatatatgtttaaaaaaaattcaattatcaATTTCCCATAAAAATTCCAATATTTCCTTTAAAATATTCTATTCAAAAGTTTTGAATTTTCTTTAAAGTAAACGTTAGTCTTAATTTTACTACTAtgacatttttaaattaaaaattaaaaaatctcatgataattatatttaataattaatattttttttattatctaaaattattaattctctaattataataattaaataatttataacttatatatacataattaaggaatcaataacttaatcataatttaaagaaattatataattaattaataaagaaatgaaaagaatttAGTGAAACTGCTTggtgtatttatatatataatttaaaaattttctaaataataataaaataatataacaagattaATATTAACAAAGTAAtactattaattatttattaattatattataaaaatatcaaaaaaattataataattaaatattaatataaatttcttatttatcatgaaaataaaattttgcttcattttttcataattaattatatgtaTAGTATATGTCTACATGATAAGTTATTTTATTAGAATGCCACGTGATagcactgattgaaaatttttttgttttatatacatatatataattattttattcttattatttcattatgacataaatatttatgtatatagtatataaattgataaaaataaataattttaaatgaattaaatgtggTAAATATAAGATTAAGCTAAACTTTTAAATTAGTATGCTATGTATTagattgaattgaattgtttaaattaagttataatattttattttacatattaGACTCTGAGATCAAATCTAATTATAAATTTGAAAATAATGAGTCGCATAAATTTCGAGATATTTTGCTAACCCAAGCTTAATGCCAATCAAATCGACGAATTTGAGCCATGACAGATAATGACACTAACCCTTGAGCTGAAGCCACTTTGTTGTCAAATTGGTACAATCTTGCCATCATTAATGAACCCAAGCAAGTCAACTTCAGTTTTCCATACGCAACTTTTTAAAGTGCCACCAATTCTTAATCGCATTATGTTCTTTCAAATCAACTCTAATCGGATAAATAACATTTGAGATATCAATGAATGTCAGCTCATTAGATTTGAAGCTTCAAATTGCGAAACTTACTGAATTCATTGCCTAAGTTAGTTGCTATTTGCTTTGCAAACTTAATTCCAAAGGAAACCATTCACTCATTCAATTGTTCATGCTTGTTGCTATTTTTTCGAGTAATTTTTATAGTTCattgttaaattttttaattttaattttatttcataaa comes from the Hevea brasiliensis isolate MT/VB/25A 57/8 chromosome 5, ASM3005281v1, whole genome shotgun sequence genome and includes:
- the LOC110647801 gene encoding probable glutamate carboxypeptidase AMP1, with protein sequence MSPPITKPTASLFSSASKPPPPLCTFLFFLLLCILGFYTLHHPHPNPREPKSALRYRNLFLSFSSNFTLASYLRALTLHPHLAGTQPSLDTTDYVYSHFKNHNLETHKVEYTALLSYPSHASLVAHFANGSAVNFSLTEISGKVGPDVVPPYHAYSPSGAAHAKVVFVNYGREEDYRSLEALGVNVSGCVVLARKGGGLSRGGVVKIAESNGALAVLLYVERDGKRGGRGVERGTVMRGVGDPLSPGWAGVKGGERLGLEDSEVLERFPKIPSLPLSCETADVILGSLRGPMVPREWRDSGLSMVGPGPTLVKFTYQGEKKEGTIHNVFAVIRGLEEPDRYVILGNHRDAWTYGAVDPNSGTAALLDIARRFSLLMRIGWKPRRTIILCSWDAEEFGMVGSTEWVEQNLVNLGAKVVAYLNVDCAVQGPGFFAGATPQLDNLLREVTKKVKDPDSEGATVFEKWAATNQVISIERLSGVDSDFVPFLQHAGVPSIDIYYGRDFPVYHTAFDSYDWMTKHGDPLFHRHVAVAGVWGLVALHLSDDSILPFDYLSYAEQLEGHKDVLSNLLVQSISLNPLITSIQEFTLAAKEAEDEARQLRWQERRGDNLALKLRALNDRLMLAERGFLDADGLRGRHWFKHLIYGPPGDYESKLDFFPGIADAISGSTGKSPRDQQAAIQHEIWRVARAIERATSALKGQLT